A stretch of Aerococcus urinaehominis DNA encodes these proteins:
- a CDS encoding YSIRK-type signal peptide-containing protein (The YSIRK form of extended signal peptide directs nascent proteins to the cross-wall site, while signal peptides lacking YSIRK direct proteins instead to the cell pole. A large fraction of YSIRK proteins are surface proteins anchored by sortase-mediated processing of a C-terminal LPXTG motif.) — MVGKNNHKVHQEKMANKFYRYSIKRLSIGVASVAVAAGFLLNSEMVVAQAAALEGNQAVNANLETSVPLAENEANNRLTTEISSDENKREENLPASEAAGSDTVDLTKEKLPSDLSISEDTSTVNSQLDDKKVSNSESKNHSENNLSAESDKSEKVEKTEKANKSQLDTEIDNQQAGRVSSTQGQNETEKIVLLLIVIT, encoded by the coding sequence ATGGTAGGTAAAAATAATCACAAAGTTCACCAAGAAAAGATGGCTAATAAATTTTACCGATACTCAATCAAACGATTGAGTATCGGTGTAGCATCTGTAGCAGTAGCGGCAGGTTTCTTATTAAATAGTGAAATGGTTGTTGCTCAAGCTGCTGCCTTAGAAGGAAACCAAGCCGTTAATGCAAATCTTGAAACATCAGTTCCTTTAGCAGAAAATGAGGCAAATAATAGGCTTACTACAGAAATTAGTAGTGACGAAAACAAACGAGAAGAAAATTTACCTGCTTCTGAAGCAGCAGGTAGTGACACTGTCGATTTAACTAAAGAAAAGCTACCTAGTGACTTATCTATTTCTGAGGATACTTCGACGGTTAATAGTCAGTTAGATGATAAAAAAGTTTCAAATTCAGAAAGTAAAAATCATAGTGAGAACAATCTGTCAGCCGAATCTGACAAATCCGAAAAAGTAGAAAAAACAGAAAAAGCTAATAAGAGTCAGTTAGATACTGAGATCGATAATCAACAAGCTGGTCGTGTTTCTAGTACTCAAGGACAAAACGAAACCGAAAAAATCGTACTTCTTCTAATAGTGATCACTTAA
- a CDS encoding G5 domain-containing protein, with protein MVQAATERPVVTNNSASYGISNENLDGTTTSTEDEFIEYTNQPETTRVIKEEVVSSEIKQDEEVVTEKGLGLDKFDRLGPNVTKFDPTEYNPAKADRSAENVNTVQFGNSNALGSKMINNVQTQRGALVKKDSISFDHDFEMNFEVRLDHQGNTTNADGFGFLFMEGEKRGQDYINQGGILKDKGVANSFGYKIDIRYNPETNKMDKGGMSNRIGAAKRGYTGFVKNDNQGNSEIVGNTQGFDYINAKPQKRTETDQSMFRPEELEPIKIKYTAIDGQLSVVYGDGTGQIRQSVNAAALGVDRRKNYTFAITSEVAPYYRGGAGVAVRQDGTASITYLKKKDPILQESKDITKETRTPYNTIYRKNPNLSEGLQRVVQFGRNGIKRTTDRIWYENHQEIKRQQVENRVLQHKQDKIIEIGTGKQDVRHVKRRMETPYNTIRRENPQLAEGEVRVIQQGQNGIVEITTQIVTRNGQIVSQFDIDQTIIQNKQDKIIEYGTRKVEEKSVVKDRIIPFKVITRENPALAEGETRVIQNGIEGIERVTTTTSYINGVAQPNPRVATTTIRNKQDKIIEVGTRKVEEKSKVEERKIPFEVIKRENPDLTEGETRVIQEGIEGLERITTITKYVNGVAQPNPQVTTTTVRNKQDKIIEVGTRKVEVIESVKYEQIPFKVIYVDDSSRPFGTNVVQTEGENGIIKVVTETTYINGVAQPNPKVTRTPIKSPVNKVVLRGRGEDVTSLARNASMFSAPKPVRSNATSTNRFVNSRRPFSSFFSRFFR; from the coding sequence GTGGTTCAAGCAGCGACGGAACGACCGGTTGTCACTAATAATTCAGCTAGTTATGGTATAAGTAATGAGAATCTAGATGGTACCACGACTAGTACTGAAGACGAATTTATTGAGTATACAAACCAACCTGAAACAACTCGTGTTATTAAAGAAGAAGTTGTAAGCTCTGAAATTAAACAAGACGAGGAAGTTGTCACTGAAAAAGGACTTGGCTTAGATAAATTTGATCGTCTTGGACCAAATGTCACAAAGTTTGACCCTACAGAATATAATCCTGCTAAGGCTGATCGTTCTGCTGAAAATGTAAATACTGTTCAGTTTGGTAATTCTAATGCTCTAGGAAGTAAAATGATAAACAATGTTCAGACACAGCGGGGTGCTTTAGTAAAAAAAGACAGCATTAGTTTTGATCATGATTTTGAAATGAACTTTGAAGTGCGTCTTGACCATCAAGGAAATACTACTAATGCAGATGGTTTCGGTTTCCTATTTATGGAAGGTGAAAAACGGGGCCAAGATTATATTAACCAAGGTGGTATTCTAAAAGATAAAGGTGTAGCTAATAGCTTTGGCTATAAAATTGATATCCGCTATAATCCTGAAACAAATAAAATGGATAAAGGCGGTATGTCTAATAGAATAGGTGCTGCTAAGCGTGGTTATACAGGATTTGTTAAAAATGATAACCAGGGTAATTCTGAAATTGTCGGAAATACTCAAGGCTTCGACTATATTAACGCTAAACCACAAAAAAGGACTGAAACTGATCAATCGATGTTCCGTCCGGAAGAATTAGAGCCGATCAAGATAAAATATACTGCTATTGATGGACAACTTTCAGTTGTATATGGCGATGGTACTGGACAAATCCGTCAATCAGTTAACGCTGCTGCTCTTGGTGTTGATCGCCGTAAAAACTATACCTTTGCGATCACTTCTGAGGTTGCTCCTTATTATCGTGGCGGAGCTGGTGTAGCCGTTCGTCAAGACGGGACAGCAAGTATTACCTACTTGAAGAAGAAAGATCCTATTCTGCAAGAAAGTAAGGATATTACTAAAGAAACTAGAACACCTTACAATACAATTTATCGTAAAAATCCAAACTTATCTGAAGGTTTACAACGTGTTGTACAATTTGGACGCAATGGTATTAAAAGAACAACAGACCGTATTTGGTACGAAAACCATCAAGAAATCAAACGTCAACAAGTTGAAAATAGAGTGCTACAACACAAACAAGATAAAATAATTGAAATTGGTACAGGCAAGCAAGATGTTCGTCATGTAAAACGGCGGATGGAAACTCCTTACAATACGATTCGTCGTGAAAATCCACAGTTAGCAGAAGGGGAAGTTCGTGTTATTCAACAAGGACAAAATGGAATTGTTGAAATTACAACTCAAATTGTGACACGGAATGGACAAATTGTATCTCAATTCGATATTGATCAAACAATTATTCAAAATAAGCAAGATAAAATTATTGAATATGGTACGCGTAAAGTCGAGGAAAAATCAGTTGTTAAAGATCGAATTATTCCATTTAAGGTGATAACTCGTGAAAATCCAGCTTTAGCAGAAGGAGAAACTCGCGTAATCCAAAATGGTATCGAAGGAATTGAGCGTGTCACAACAACTACTAGCTATATTAATGGTGTTGCCCAACCAAATCCAAGAGTCGCGACAACTACAATTCGCAACAAGCAAGACAAAATTATTGAAGTTGGTACGCGTAAAGTCGAGGAAAAATCAAAAGTAGAGGAACGTAAAATTCCATTTGAGGTAATTAAGCGTGAAAACCCTGATTTAACTGAAGGCGAAACTCGTGTTATCCAAGAGGGCATTGAAGGTCTTGAGCGCATTACAACAATTACCAAATATGTGAATGGTGTTGCTCAGCCAAATCCTCAAGTAACAACAACTACTGTCCGCAATAAACAAGATAAAATTATTGAAGTCGGTACGCGTAAGGTAGAGGTTATTGAGTCAGTGAAGTATGAACAAATTCCTTTCAAAGTAATTTATGTTGATGATTCATCTAGACCATTTGGTACAAATGTAGTTCAAACTGAGGGCGAGAACGGCATTATTAAAGTTGTTACAGAAACAACCTATATTAATGGTGTTGCTCAACCAAATCCAAAGGTGACTAGGACTCCAATCAAATCTCCGGTAAATAAAGTGGTGTTACGTGGAAGGGGCGAAGATGTAACTTCACTAGCACGTAACGCATCGATGTTCTCTGCACCAAAACCTGTAAGGTCTAACGCTACATCAACCAACCGTTTTGTTAATTCACGAAGACCATTCTCTAGTTTCTTTAGCCGTTTTTTTAGATAG
- the ftsY gene encoding signal recognition particle-docking protein FtsY, producing MSLFNRIKKAFTGEDPLVADQAQTAEEKEDQIVFDKYDKGVEKTRRSFSDRMNELFAGFREVDEDFFDDLEEVLISSDVGFDMTLALSDALREEVQLKNARSGEDVKNTIIQKMIEIYDKGGQADVAIVENPDGPTVVLFVGVNGVGKTTTIGKMAYQLKQEGKKVLLAAGDTFRAGAVAQLEEWGKRVDVPVVVGRPNGDPASVVFDAVKQAKTEDFDYLLVDTAGRLQNKVNLMAELEKMKRVIEREIPGGPHETLLVLDATTGQNALIQAKEFDQTVDITGLVLTKLDGTAKGGVIFAIRYELDIPVKFIGLGEQLDDLQAFDAEAFIYQLVKDVVEV from the coding sequence ATGTCCTTATTTAATCGTATTAAAAAGGCCTTTACTGGGGAAGACCCCCTAGTTGCTGACCAGGCCCAGACAGCTGAAGAAAAAGAAGACCAGATTGTCTTTGACAAGTATGACAAGGGGGTCGAGAAAACGCGTCGGTCCTTCTCTGACCGGATGAATGAACTTTTTGCTGGTTTCAGGGAGGTAGATGAAGACTTTTTCGATGACTTAGAAGAAGTGCTAATCTCTTCCGATGTGGGTTTTGATATGACCTTAGCTCTGTCTGACGCCCTACGCGAGGAAGTCCAGCTAAAGAATGCCCGGTCGGGTGAGGATGTTAAAAATACGATTATCCAAAAGATGATTGAGATTTATGATAAGGGTGGCCAGGCTGATGTGGCTATTGTAGAAAATCCTGACGGACCAACTGTTGTCCTATTTGTAGGAGTTAACGGTGTCGGTAAAACAACGACCATTGGTAAAATGGCCTACCAACTTAAGCAAGAAGGTAAGAAAGTGCTCTTAGCTGCTGGCGATACCTTCAGGGCTGGTGCTGTGGCCCAATTAGAAGAGTGGGGCAAGCGAGTGGACGTGCCGGTTGTAGTCGGCCGACCTAATGGCGATCCCGCTTCGGTTGTTTTTGATGCAGTCAAGCAAGCAAAAACAGAAGATTTTGACTACCTGCTAGTTGATACAGCGGGGCGCTTGCAAAACAAGGTTAACCTGATGGCTGAATTAGAGAAGATGAAACGGGTCATTGAACGGGAAATTCCTGGCGGGCCCCATGAGACCTTATTAGTTCTAGACGCGACTACTGGTCAAAACGCCTTAATTCAGGCTAAAGAATTTGACCAAACGGTTGATATTACAGGTTTAGTCTTGACCAAGTTAGATGGTACCGCCAAGGGTGGGGTTATTTTCGCCATTCGTTATGAGTTAGATATTCCGGTTAAGTTCATTGGTTTGGGTGAGCAATTGGATGATTTGCAAGCCTTTGATGCGGAAGCCTTTATCTATCAATTGGTCAAGGACGTTGTTGAAGTTTAA
- a CDS encoding Cof-type HAD-IIB family hydrolase, whose translation MIKLIAIDLDGTLLTDDKQISARNVASISQAIDQGVHVVITTGRPIEAIQAFNQILGTDNDAHYSVTYNGGLVLNNGSKDVIADRHLTKDQVQAIYQACHELDLPLVAVGLDQVYAFPDPLAYPSNYHKTMPFLPFNEQDPTSLTSQDLVFKCVVATDSDHLAQQLPKLDSELLAGLSVMRSHPHQLEFMPLGIDKAYGLARLAERLDLTADQVMAIGDEENDLAMLQWAGEAVVMANGRDDIKAYATYITGSNMADGVAQAIDHFVLN comes from the coding sequence TTGATAAAATTAATTGCCATTGATTTAGATGGGACCTTACTGACTGACGACAAGCAAATATCTGCCCGCAATGTGGCTAGTATTAGCCAAGCCATTGACCAAGGGGTTCATGTCGTGATTACGACTGGCCGTCCCATTGAAGCCATCCAGGCCTTTAATCAAATTTTAGGAACTGATAATGATGCCCATTATTCGGTGACCTATAATGGGGGGCTGGTATTAAATAATGGTTCTAAGGATGTGATAGCTGATCGTCACCTGACCAAAGACCAGGTGCAGGCTATTTACCAGGCCTGTCATGAATTAGACCTCCCCTTGGTGGCAGTAGGTTTAGACCAGGTCTATGCCTTTCCTGATCCACTTGCTTACCCGTCGAATTACCACAAGACCATGCCCTTCCTCCCCTTTAATGAGCAGGATCCGACCAGCTTAACAAGCCAAGATTTGGTATTTAAATGTGTTGTGGCTACTGATTCCGACCATTTAGCCCAACAATTGCCTAAGTTAGATTCTGAGCTTTTAGCTGGCTTGTCGGTGATGCGGTCTCACCCCCACCAACTAGAATTTATGCCGCTGGGTATTGACAAGGCTTATGGCCTGGCTCGCTTGGCTGAACGATTGGATTTAACGGCTGACCAAGTCATGGCCATCGGTGATGAAGAGAATGATCTAGCTATGTTACAATGGGCAGGAGAGGCAGTTGTTATGGCTAATGGCCGTGATGATATAAAAGCTTATGCAACTTATATTACTGGCTCTAACATGGCAGATGGCGTAGCCCAGGCTATCGACCATTTTGTCTTGAATTAA
- the smc gene encoding chromosome segregation protein SMC: MYLKAIDMVGFKSFANKTHIELNPGFTAIVGPNGSGKSNITEAIKWVLGEQSAKSLRGRRMDDVIFAGASERRPSQYAQVTLVFDNSDRVLAIDQDEVSISRRFTRSGESTYQINQQNCRLRDITDLTMDTGVGRDSFSIISQGRVEEIFSQKPGDRRGIIEEAAGVLKYKTRKYEAEKKLRATEDDLSRLYDIVHGLSQRLAPLADQREAALKYQTMKEELSQLDIALTTVQVETLSDQWAVTKQDLEQLNDRIDQNQDQASQLQAQIKAGKDRYQDLDQLVNQDNQAYVAGVQKIEQLRSELKVLDQQARFRKQSKASQDQVLAELRGAIKTGTDDVAQVQADLAVIDQAQADLADQIKQVQADLDHLQPVTDQEIEAERERYINLRQDLVHLRNRLAQNKKDQDQEKAQSQRLDRTSNQDQAAIDKLDQTKLTQTKELDQVQAHLAELLDRYRQQARLYQDRQSDLKQLDQGRQQANQHMLRTESRLHSLKELAADHTGFYQGPKAALALKSQHPGIKGAVAQLIQVPAKYLVASEIALASASQNIVVDTSQTASQVIKQLKKDQTGRATFYPLDTIKGRYLHKSVGEAAQLAPGYCGVLAELLDYDQVYREIIYNLLGQTLVFTDLDQGRHFARSQGNRVRIVTLEGDLIHPGGSMTGGSVKKQARGLLGRQHEIDQLQAQLDQEKDRYHQAQASYQQLADQVKDQEAQLAKLKEQGDETRYQERRLKDRLDQTSQQLADRKKEAAAQGYEHQVNQENLLQLSQEAEELQAQLAKKEAELEESQARLKTYNQSAEESRQAKDQLQAQLQELKTERAVVVERQAQQQKELSQSQADLDSRQDRLATILADLDQINDDQTADQTKQAQLAIDLKAAENWRQDMDQQLKQAQADRQNQAQKNNDLQVALDQVTASLQDYYQQQSKLEARSSRFEVTIDNHLTQLNEDYGLTFERAKAQSHLDMSIEAASQRVGDLKRQLSQLGPVNLAAIDEYDQVNDQYQFTEGQRQDILKAKADLEATMAKMDQEVSRRFKQTFKVVQANFQKIFPKLFGGGQADLILTDPSDLLHTGIEIKAQPPGKKLQHLSLLSGGEKALTAIALLFAILEANTVAFSILDEVEAALDEANVARYGQYLKNFKGSTQFIVITHRKGTMAEADLLYGVTMQKDGVSQLAAVRLEEYDDLEE, encoded by the coding sequence GTGTATTTAAAGGCGATTGATATGGTGGGTTTTAAGAGCTTTGCTAATAAAACCCATATCGAATTAAATCCTGGCTTTACTGCCATTGTCGGTCCCAATGGCTCAGGTAAGTCTAATATTACTGAAGCCATCAAGTGGGTTTTGGGTGAGCAATCAGCTAAATCTTTGCGGGGACGGCGGATGGATGATGTTATTTTTGCGGGTGCTAGCGAACGACGTCCCAGCCAATATGCCCAAGTAACCCTGGTATTCGATAATAGCGACCGTGTCTTGGCTATCGACCAGGATGAGGTATCGATTTCGCGGCGCTTTACCCGTAGCGGGGAGTCGACTTATCAAATTAATCAACAGAATTGTCGCTTGCGGGATATTACTGATTTGACGATGGATACAGGCGTGGGGCGGGACTCCTTTTCAATTATTTCCCAAGGACGGGTTGAAGAGATTTTTAGTCAAAAGCCTGGTGATCGTCGCGGTATTATTGAAGAAGCCGCTGGGGTTTTAAAGTATAAGACCCGTAAATATGAAGCTGAGAAAAAATTAAGAGCGACAGAAGACGATCTGAGTCGCCTCTATGATATCGTTCATGGCCTCAGCCAGCGTTTGGCCCCATTGGCTGACCAAAGAGAGGCGGCGCTTAAGTATCAAACGATGAAAGAGGAACTGAGCCAGCTGGATATCGCTTTGACTACTGTCCAAGTTGAAACTTTGTCAGACCAGTGGGCAGTCACTAAGCAAGACCTGGAGCAATTAAATGACCGGATTGATCAAAACCAAGACCAGGCCAGTCAGCTGCAAGCACAAATCAAGGCAGGCAAGGACCGCTACCAAGACTTAGACCAGTTGGTTAACCAGGATAACCAGGCCTATGTTGCTGGTGTGCAAAAAATCGAACAACTCCGGTCAGAATTAAAAGTGCTAGACCAGCAAGCTAGATTCCGGAAGCAGAGTAAGGCTAGTCAAGACCAGGTGCTAGCAGAATTGCGGGGAGCTATTAAAACAGGAACTGATGATGTCGCCCAAGTCCAAGCGGACCTGGCAGTTATCGACCAAGCTCAAGCTGACTTAGCTGATCAGATCAAGCAAGTTCAAGCTGACCTAGACCACCTGCAACCAGTCACTGACCAAGAGATTGAGGCTGAGCGGGAGCGTTATATTAATCTGCGTCAAGACCTGGTCCACCTGCGTAATCGTCTAGCGCAAAATAAAAAAGACCAGGACCAAGAAAAAGCCCAGAGTCAACGCTTAGATCGGACCAGCAATCAGGACCAGGCGGCTATTGACAAGTTAGACCAGACTAAGCTGACTCAAACTAAGGAACTTGACCAAGTTCAAGCGCATTTGGCAGAGCTGTTGGACCGCTACCGCCAGCAGGCAAGGCTTTACCAAGACCGCCAGTCTGACTTAAAGCAACTTGACCAGGGTCGTCAGCAGGCTAACCAGCATATGCTGCGAACCGAGTCACGCCTACACAGTCTCAAAGAACTAGCCGCCGACCATACTGGCTTTTACCAGGGACCAAAGGCCGCCTTAGCCTTAAAAAGCCAGCACCCTGGCATCAAAGGGGCCGTGGCCCAATTGATCCAGGTGCCGGCCAAGTACCTAGTGGCCAGTGAAATTGCTCTAGCCAGTGCCAGTCAAAATATTGTTGTGGATACTAGTCAGACTGCTAGTCAGGTCATTAAGCAATTGAAAAAAGACCAGACTGGACGGGCAACTTTTTATCCCCTGGATACGATTAAAGGACGTTACCTGCATAAAAGCGTAGGAGAGGCCGCCCAGCTAGCGCCGGGCTATTGCGGCGTTTTGGCTGAATTGCTGGACTATGACCAGGTCTACCGAGAAATCATCTATAATCTATTAGGCCAAACTCTAGTTTTCACTGACCTTGACCAGGGCCGCCATTTTGCCCGTAGCCAGGGAAACCGGGTGCGCATCGTGACCCTTGAAGGGGATTTAATCCATCCGGGCGGTTCTATGACTGGTGGGTCGGTAAAAAAACAAGCAAGAGGTTTACTAGGCCGCCAACATGAAATTGACCAACTCCAGGCCCAATTGGACCAGGAAAAAGATCGCTACCACCAAGCCCAGGCTAGTTACCAGCAATTGGCTGACCAAGTAAAAGATCAAGAGGCGCAATTGGCTAAGCTTAAAGAGCAAGGTGACGAAACCCGTTATCAAGAAAGACGGCTAAAAGACCGGCTTGACCAAACCAGCCAGCAATTGGCAGACCGCAAAAAGGAAGCGGCAGCCCAAGGCTATGAACACCAGGTTAACCAAGAAAATCTACTACAACTCAGCCAGGAAGCTGAGGAACTGCAGGCGCAATTGGCAAAAAAGGAGGCTGAGCTCGAAGAGAGTCAGGCCCGTTTAAAAACTTATAACCAATCAGCTGAGGAGAGTCGCCAGGCCAAAGACCAGCTGCAAGCCCAGTTGCAAGAGCTAAAAACAGAGCGGGCTGTGGTGGTAGAGCGCCAAGCCCAGCAGCAAAAAGAACTCAGCCAGAGTCAAGCAGATCTTGACAGTCGCCAAGATCGTTTAGCGACTATTCTAGCTGACCTGGACCAAATTAATGATGACCAAACAGCTGACCAGACCAAGCAGGCTCAGTTAGCGATTGACCTAAAAGCGGCCGAAAATTGGCGCCAAGACATGGACCAGCAACTCAAGCAGGCCCAGGCTGACCGCCAAAATCAAGCCCAGAAAAATAACGACTTGCAGGTTGCTTTGGACCAAGTAACTGCTAGTTTGCAGGACTATTACCAGCAACAAAGCAAGCTTGAGGCGCGTTCTTCCCGGTTTGAAGTGACCATCGATAATCATTTGACCCAGCTCAATGAAGACTACGGTTTGACCTTTGAGCGCGCCAAGGCCCAAAGCCACTTGGATATGTCGATTGAGGCGGCTAGTCAAAGGGTAGGGGACCTGAAACGCCAATTAAGCCAACTCGGTCCCGTTAACCTGGCAGCGATTGATGAGTATGACCAGGTGAATGACCAGTATCAATTTACGGAAGGCCAGCGTCAGGATATTTTAAAGGCCAAGGCAGATTTAGAGGCGACCATGGCTAAAATGGACCAGGAAGTGAGTCGTCGCTTTAAGCAGACCTTTAAAGTAGTCCAGGCTAATTTCCAGAAGATTTTTCCTAAGCTCTTTGGGGGTGGTCAGGCCGATTTGATTTTGACTGACCCTAGCGACCTCTTGCATACGGGCATTGAAATTAAGGCCCAACCGCCCGGCAAAAAACTCCAGCACCTGTCACTTTTATCTGGTGGGGAAAAGGCCTTGACGGCAATTGCTTTACTGTTTGCTATTTTAGAAGCTAATACTGTCGCTTTTTCCATTTTAGATGAGGTAGAGGCAGCCTTGGATGAGGCCAATGTGGCGCGTTATGGCCAATATTTGAAGAATTTTAAGGGGTCAACCCAGTTTATCGTCATTACTCACCGCAAGGGAACCATGGCTGAGGCTGACCTACTTTATGGGGTGACTATGCAAAAAGACGGTGTCTCCCAATTAGCAGCTGTGCGCTTAGAAGAATATGATGATTTGGAGGAATAA
- the rnc gene encoding ribonuclease III: protein MAFNFKEVKALFLDQFAISIDQAVLYEEAFTHSSYYNEHRSEFDKYNERIEFLGDAVLELVVSEYLFAHYPQLSEGELSRMRALIVREESLAQFCQDCHFNQYVRLGTGEEASGGRQRPALLCDLFEAVIGALYLDLGKDAIIHFMNQTIYPKIKRGAFDQLVDAKTALQEELQKSGRVQISYQLVGEEGPAHNRRFKVAVQVNGQTIGQGQGRTKKLAEQAAASQALQALQV, encoded by the coding sequence ATGGCCTTTAATTTTAAGGAAGTTAAAGCATTATTTTTAGACCAATTTGCTATTAGCATTGACCAAGCTGTTCTGTATGAGGAAGCCTTTACGCATTCATCTTATTATAATGAACACCGGTCAGAGTTTGACAAATATAACGAGCGGATTGAGTTTTTAGGGGATGCGGTTTTAGAGCTAGTCGTATCAGAGTATCTATTCGCTCATTATCCCCAATTAAGTGAAGGAGAGCTATCTCGGATGCGGGCCCTGATTGTACGGGAAGAGAGTCTAGCTCAGTTCTGCCAAGACTGCCATTTTAATCAATACGTACGTCTAGGGACTGGGGAAGAAGCTTCTGGTGGGCGCCAGCGTCCGGCCCTCTTATGCGACCTTTTTGAAGCCGTAATCGGTGCCCTGTATCTTGATCTTGGGAAAGATGCGATTATTCATTTTATGAATCAAACCATTTACCCTAAGATCAAGAGGGGCGCATTTGATCAATTGGTTGATGCTAAAACGGCCCTACAAGAAGAGCTACAAAAGAGCGGTCGGGTCCAAATTAGCTATCAATTAGTTGGTGAGGAAGGTCCAGCTCATAATCGGCGCTTCAAGGTGGCTGTCCAGGTTAACGGTCAAACTATCGGCCAGGGGCAAGGACGAACTAAAAAGTTAGCTGAACAAGCAGCGGCCAGCCAGGCTTTGCAAGCCTTGCAGGTTTAG
- the acpP gene encoding acyl carrier protein, whose product MLPTNTTVEIVSQLLVERFGVDENKVGNDLVFSRDLGADSLDIIEVVMQLEDKFEIRIADDDLENIQTMGDLVRIIDHEVASK is encoded by the coding sequence ATGCTACCAACTAATACAACAGTTGAGATTGTCTCTCAATTACTGGTTGAGCGTTTTGGGGTTGATGAAAATAAGGTTGGTAACGATCTGGTTTTCAGTCGTGACTTGGGGGCTGATTCCTTAGATATTATTGAAGTTGTTATGCAACTAGAAGATAAGTTTGAGATTCGGATTGCCGATGATGATTTGGAAAACATCCAAACCATGGGCGACCTGGTGCGCATTATTGACCACGAAGTAGCCAGCAAGTAA
- the plsX gene encoding phosphate acyltransferase PlsX, protein MRIAIDAMGGDNAPEEICLGAVKAAQDYPNLSLILYGQADQIKPYLAGQDLANLSVVDCQEVIATGDEPVRAIRKKKDASLVRAARDVKQGHAQALISAGNTGALLAAGLLIVGRMKGVDRPGLMASLPSIQDLDKNWLLIDAGANADSKAQHLHQYAIMATIYADQVLGLSQARVGLLNNGAEASKGSKLTQAAHQLLAQEDQINFIGNVEARDLLNGVADIVVADGFTGNAVLKTIEGTAGSVMKLLKSTIMNSGLSAKMAGAMLKKPLKEMLQHVDHDQAGGAILFGCQAPVIKCHGTANRQTIYQALLQTQDMLAKDISQSMALALAASLQAAKEEE, encoded by the coding sequence ATGAGAATCGCAATTGATGCCATGGGCGGCGACAATGCCCCAGAAGAAATTTGTCTAGGAGCTGTAAAGGCCGCCCAAGATTATCCTAATTTATCCTTAATCTTGTATGGTCAAGCAGATCAGATTAAACCTTACCTAGCGGGCCAGGATCTGGCTAACTTGAGTGTCGTGGATTGCCAAGAAGTAATTGCGACTGGAGATGAACCTGTCCGGGCGATTCGCAAGAAAAAAGATGCTTCGTTGGTAAGAGCGGCCCGAGATGTCAAGCAGGGTCATGCCCAGGCGCTCATTTCCGCCGGTAATACAGGTGCGCTACTAGCGGCTGGCCTGTTAATCGTGGGACGTATGAAGGGTGTCGACCGACCTGGCTTGATGGCTAGCCTACCTAGTATTCAAGATCTGGATAAGAACTGGCTGTTAATTGACGCCGGTGCTAATGCTGATAGTAAAGCCCAGCATTTACACCAATATGCGATTATGGCTACTATTTATGCTGACCAGGTACTTGGTTTAAGCCAGGCCCGGGTGGGCTTATTGAACAATGGCGCAGAAGCTAGCAAGGGTAGTAAGCTCACCCAGGCTGCCCATCAACTCTTAGCTCAAGAAGACCAGATTAATTTTATTGGTAATGTGGAGGCCCGGGACCTTTTAAATGGTGTGGCCGATATTGTAGTTGCTGACGGTTTTACTGGTAATGCCGTTCTAAAAACCATTGAAGGTACGGCGGGCTCAGTAATGAAGTTGCTTAAGTCCACGATTATGAATAGTGGTTTATCTGCCAAAATGGCAGGTGCTATGCTGAAAAAACCATTAAAAGAGATGCTCCAGCATGTTGACCATGACCAGGCTGGTGGTGCCATCTTGTTTGGCTGTCAAGCACCAGTTATCAAGTGTCATGGTACCGCTAATCGCCAGACCATCTACCAGGCCTTGCTACAAACTCAAGACATGTTGGCTAAAGATATTAGTCAGTCCATGGCTTTGGCCTTGGCGGCAAGCTTACAGGCCGCTAAAGAGGAGGAATAA